One Rhododendron vialii isolate Sample 1 chromosome 2a, ASM3025357v1 genomic region harbors:
- the LOC131316982 gene encoding uncharacterized protein LOC131316982, with amino-acid sequence MRLKDVANHLGDEDFGNVEVEAVGMGSGGTRQSDMEEDQLNSRYLEKEKMNEMTSGGERRNKKNAISLEDIFRCKKMPQKVAAKHLRVSLSTLKRTCRGHGIPSWPLCGEHKQSRPNKSPAVVDKVPIPQLISDTLLPSNQSQLLLARKV; translated from the exons ATGCGTCTTAAAGATGTTGCAAATCATCTCGGAG ATGAAGATTTTGGCAATGTTGAAGTTGAGGCAGTTGGAATGGGGAGTGGGGGAACAAGGCAAAGTGATATGGAAGAGGACCAACTCAATTCTAGGTAtttggaaaaagagaaaatgaacGAAATGACCtcaggaggagagagaagaaacaagaaaaatgcaATTTCTTTGGAAGATATCTTCCGGTGCAAGAAAATGCCTCAAAAAGTTGCTGCAAAGCATCTCAGAG TTAGCCTATCCACACTGAAGCGAACTTGTCGAGGGCATGGCATCCCCAGTTGGCCACTTTGCGGGGAACACAAACAATCTCGCCCCAACAAATCTCCCGCGGTTGTTGATAAAGTGCCAATCCCACAACTGATTTCTGATACGCTTCTGCCTTCTAATCAGTCTCAACTACTATTGGCACGGAAAGTGTGA